From a single Solanum dulcamara chromosome 4, daSolDulc1.2, whole genome shotgun sequence genomic region:
- the LOC129887256 gene encoding cysteine-tryptophan domain-containing zinc finger protein 7-like, with protein MSWGNSRVQMMEEHDLEEGEACYYYNKDDDDTSIDPDIALSYIDEKLQSVLGHFQKDFEGGVSAENLGAKFGGYGSFLPTYQRSPSILPQPRTPQISQNQGTSRSPSHLASEGPPQNSTSVSDPPSTQKNGTAASRGGHTLHDSRVPRGDDSTRQDSCLSAQESHKFPAKHEVFMIKSLNPTDHRPLKLRIRVGSDKTAQKSTALHTSLGLISPSSSMENSPSESGEMLSKFQEIPSDSPASILQTMTSFPVPGSALLSPLHEKLLTLSRNEKLFSENEHVAAVKDTNPQSVMSANSSTSKLEDVLIRKKSKSVGRSEYVEELNSEVRNDTMPLFQKKRGIESLKNRHCFSNDLNQKVVPDLVCDTRELVKGSGGAPEAIKDSEKEVPMKKREINRLKDQLFGSDLDKDDSLESLSDLSGDKYDRQEVRSRSVELQLESFQKNASFDSKEGGRSKCSRSVPSFRVDSDISESERDSSGAVSLRKKAVMKAASHKLDQPRIPHTEKQLSEGKKKLTEHQPGLKPAADVAEVRGVSTTLKNKKSSMKDVRVAHVFDAQLEKPTNRMARPPGDKLKKSKLEALKGQHSSSSKSKQVPSKKADSHVACATPMKDPSAMGIQGAKELTSGPEPPVAPVVIEEDWVACDKCEKWRLLPYGTKPEQLPERWMCSMLYWLPGMNRCDISEEETTRALHALYQMPLPDNLNTLQNHAGRSVSGVISADMHGLGGNSQNVGFDYMANGGKKKPKLRETPNTSSNHGPMLTTNSNLQQELVKSRSLKNVNQPVAESNSISKSNGQILVKSSDVLGKHLNKQKERMANGDENPKKKSKRESDQYDHRDLKNLKFKSDQAFVATREIVTGTQDYQECGNLKETKPGLTERLRILEKKHGNRVQDSRDSDSSDVKTKIGREISVKKRKLRDQDYLMNSQSNGNLLGDSDGNAIVGEVRGESGFRKQTKPKVFHSENKEPSTSKGEEKSSRARGATRIVLPGTRDFPIDRSVEREHQTKKYRVKVQSRLTMEDIDSLKKDLGSEQLSMAATSSSSKVSDSRKHRANHQVKGSPVGSVSSSPMRMFVTSKASPARMESSGKDDAKLDDVESPRKYLDRDGDFESDKSRILMKGKRPGVPHPEVYENSVLDFWGREKIESCVIHSSEFGNSHTGNNNVDVLEQCSPYMTEKHAAYCSDGKGRMSKKHVSVRNEHKSAKDPPLQFKEKDWNAGFNIPRVEEDIPDQLGSKEVLNSKIDQNNLDSGTKSFKNNQKVSKKDPTHCSDNRREHRLKHDGVGSTTKLNSVCDLEGKVLTKQKPHQEIDARIATNGRSTQTESRDLRSQVGAHAEDKLGTSVIKSKPASGSQKGSFKDVGMANTSVSARVSTMLKDPGIGVCQNASHNSMGRLEPDHCAVQEPNASTPLKRESSSQTASIVLTKAEELRGVADRLKNSGFHAEYNHGYFQAALEYLQGASLLESSNGESSKSGEINQIQIYSIAAKLCETCALEYEKHDETATAALAYKCMEVAYMRVVYCKSMSSSRIWHDLPANLQVPPPGESPSSSASDVDNTNNQTVAEKTALSRCSGSHTGNHVIAPRNRPSLVRLLDFTKDVNSAMEASRKAQNAFASATNVEEADNKDAFFSVKRVIDFSFQDVEELIRLVNQAIQAINHNGFGGSRG; from the exons ATGAGTTGGGGAAATAGTAGGGTTCAGATGATGGAAGAACATGACCTTGAGGAAGGGGAAGCATGTTATTATTACAACAAGGATGATGATGATACAAGCATTGACCCTGACATAGCACTCTCTTACATT GATGAGAAGCTTCAAAGTGTCTTGGGTCATTTTCAGAAAGATTTTGAAGGAGGTGTTTCTGCTGAGAATTTGG GGGCAAAATTTGGTGGTTATGGTTCGTTTTTACCAACTTATCAACGCTCCCCTTCAATTCTACCTCAGCCAAGAACTCCACAGATATCTCAAAATCAAGGCACATCAAGATCCCCCAGCCATTTGGCCTCTGAG GGACCTCCTCAGAACTCAACGTCTGTGTCTGATCCTCCTTCAACTCAGAAGAATGGTACAGCTGCTTCTCGCGGTGGTCATACTTTGCATGATTCAAGGGTCCCTCGTGGGGATGATTCCACAAGACAAGATTCATGCTTGTCTGCTCAAGAATCTCATAAGTTCCCTGCAAAACATGAAGTTTTTATGATTAAGTCACTTAATCCAACTGATCATAGACCACTCAAACTTCGGATTAGAGTAGGTTCTGATAAGACAGCTCAGAAGAGTACTGCTTTACACACTAGTCTTGGGCTTATCTCTCCCTCTTCATCAATGGAAAATAGTCCTTCTGAGAGTGGTGAGATGTTGTCCAAGTTTCAAGAAATTCCCAGTGATTCTCCAGCCAGCATCCTTCAA ACTATGACTTCTTTCCCAGTTCCTGGAAGTGCGCTGCTTTCACCTCTCCATGAGAAGTTATTGACTTTGTCAAGAAATGAAAAACTTTTCTCAGAGAATGAGCATGTGGCTGCTGTAAAGGATACTAACCCTCAATCTGTCATGTCTGCCAATAGTTCAACTTCCAAGCTGGAAGATGTCTTGATCAGGAAGAAAAGTAAATCAGTTGGTAGAAGTGAATATGTCGAGGAGCTGAATTCAGAGGTCAGAAATGACACGATGCCCTTGTTTCAGAAAAAAAGGGGAATTGAGAGCTTGAAAAACAGGCATTGCTTCTCAAATGATCTTAATCAGAAAGTCGTGCCTGATTTAGTTTGCGATACTCGTGAATTAGTGAAAGGTTCTGGTGGTGCACCTGAAGCTATAAAAGACTCAGAGAAGGAAGTTCCTATGAAGAAAAGGGAGATCAATAGACTTAAAGATCAATTGTTTGGTAGTGATTTGGATAAGGATGACTCGTTGGAATCTTTATCTGacctaagtggtgacaaatATGATCGCCAGGAAGTAAGAAGTAGATCAGTGGAACTCCAGTTAGAAAGCTTTCAGAAAAATGCTTCTTTTGATAGCAAGGAAGGTGGCAGGAGCAAATGCAGCAGATCAGTTCCTTCATTTAGAGTGGATTCTGATATATCTGAGAGTGAGAGGGATTCCAGTGGGGCTGTCTCTCTGAGAAAGAAAGCTGTTATGAAAGCTGCAAGCCATAAACTTGACCAACCACGGATACCTCACACAGAGAAGCAATTATCTGAAGGCAAAAAGAAATTAACAGAACATCAACCAGGTTTGAAGCCAGCTGCAGATGTGGCAGAGGTAAGAGGTGTTTCTACTACCCTCAAGAACAAGAAGAGTTCTATGAAGGATGTACGGGTGGCTCATGTATTTGATGCACAGTTGGAAAAACCCACAAATCGGATGGCTAGACCTCCCGGTGATAAGTTGAAGAAATCTAAACTGGAGGCACTCAAAGGACAACATTCATCTTCTTCTAAATCAAAACAGGTCCCAAGCAAAAAAGCTGATAGTCATGTGGCATGTGCGACCCCTATGAAGGATCCTTCCGCCATGGGCATACAGGGTGCGAAGGAGCTGACGTCTGGACCTGAGCCACCAGTTGCTCCTGTCGTTATCGAAGAAGATTGGGTTGCCTGTGATAAATGTGAGAAGTGGCGTCTTCTTCCATATGGTACAAAACCCGAGCAACTGCCTGAGAGGTGGATGTGCAGTATGTTATACTGGCT GCCTGGAATGAACCGTTGCGACATTAGTGAGGAGGAGACGACAAGAGCTCTGCATGCCTTGTACCAAATGCCCCTTCCTGATAACCTAAATACCCTTCAAAATCATGCTGGTAGAAGTGTGTCTGGAGTAATTTCAGCTGATATGCATGGGCTCGGTGGTAACAGTCAGAATGTGGGTTTTGATTACATGGCTAATGGAGGAAAGAAGAAACCTAAATTAAGAGAAACACCAAACACAAGCAGCAATCATGGTCCAATGTTGACCACAAACTCAAACTTGCAGCAAGAGCTGGTCAAAAGCAGAAGTTTGAAGAATGTGAACCAGCCTGTTGCTGAATCAAATTCAATTAGCAAATCCAATGGACAAATCCTAGTTAAGTCGTCTGATGTCCTTGGCAAACATCTGAACAAACAGAAGGAGCGTATGGCTAATG GTGATGAAAATCCAAAGAAGAAATCCAAAAGGGAGTCCGATCAATATGATCACAGGGATCTGAAAAACTTAAAATTCAAAAGTGACCAAGCTTTTGTGGCAACTAGGGAAATTGTGACGGGTACCCAGGACTACCAGGAATGTGGTAATTTGAAGGAGACAAAGCCTGGGCTGACAGAAAGGTTACGAATATTGGAAAAGAAGCATGGCAACCGAGTCCAGGATTCAAGGGATAGTGACTCGAGTGACGTAAAAACTAAAATTGGAAGAGAAATTTctgtaaagaaaagaaaattgaggGATCAAGACTACTTAATGAATTCACAAAGTAATGGTAATCTCTTAGGTGACAGTGATGGCAATGCAATTGTGGGCGAGGTTAGAGGTGAGAGTGGTTTCAGAAAACAGACGAAACCCAAGGTGTTTCATTCTGAAAACAAGGAGCCCAGTACAAGCAAGGGTGAAGAGAAATCATCAAGAGCAAGAGGTGCAACAAGAATTGTTCTACCAGGGACCAGGGATTTTCCTATAGATAGAAGTGTAGAGAGAGAACATCAGACAAAGAAGTATCGAGTGAAGGTTCAGTCCAGGTTGACGATGGAAGATATTGATTCCTTGAAAAAGGACTTGGGATCTGAACAGTTATCAATGGCTGCCACTTCAAGCTCGTCAAAAGTTTCTGATTCCCGGAAACATAGAGCGAATCACCAAGTGAAAGGCTCTCCTGTAGGGTCAGTTTCCTCATCTCCCATGAGGATGTTTGTTACGAGCAAGGCTTCACCTGCAAGAATGGAGAGTTCAGGGAAAGATGATGCTAAATTGGATGACGTTGAAAGTCCAAGGAAATATTTGGATAGGGATGGCGATTTTGAGAGTGATAAATCTAGGATCTTGATGAAGGGGAAAAGACCAGGTGTTCCTCATCCGGAGGTTTATGAAAATTCTGTGCTAGATTTTTGGGGAAGGgaaaaaattgaatcatgtGTTATACATTCTTCTGAGTTCGGAAATAGCCATACGGGTAATAATAATGTTGATGTTCTGGAGCAATGTAGCCCCTACATGACTGAAAAGCATGCTGCATATTGCTCTGATGGCAAGGGTAGAATGAGCAAGAAACATGTTTCTGTGCGTAACGAACATAAATCTGCCAAAGATCCTCCTTTGCAATTTAAGGAGAAAGACTGGAATGCTGGTTTTAATATTCCAAGGGTAGAAGAGGACATACCTGATCAGCTGGGCAGCAAGGAGGTCCTGAATTCAAAGATTGACCAAAATAATCTTGACTCTGGTACTAAATCTTTCAAAAACAATCAGAAAGTAAGCAAGAAAGATCCCACACATTGTAGTGACAACAGGAGAGAGCACCGATTGAAGCATGATGGTGTTGGGTCAACTACAAAGTTGAATAGTGTATGCGACTTGGAAGGAAAAGTTCTTACAAAACAGAAACCTCATCAGGAAATTGATGCTCGAATTGCAACGAATGGTAGATCAACTCAGACAGAATCCAGGGACCTAAGGTCACAAGTTGGTGCACATGCTGAAGATAAATTAGGCACATCAGTTATTAAGAGCAAACCTGCTTCAGGTTCACAGAAAGGAAGTTTTAAAGATGTAGGAATGGCTAATACTTCTGTAAGTGCCAGAGTCTCAACTATGCTAAAAGATCCTGGCATTGGTGTGTGTCAAAATGCGAGTCACAACAGCATGGGCCGTTTGGAGCCTGATCATTGTGCGGTGCAGGAACCCAATGCTTCAACCCCCTTAAAAAGAGAGTCCTCCAGTCAGACTGCTTCTATTGTCTTGACGAAAGCTGAAGAACTTAGAGGTGTTGCTGATCGTCTTAAG AACTCTGGATTTCATGCTGAATACAATCATGGTTATTTCCAAGCGGCATTAGAGTATCTTCAGGGTGCTTCACTTTTAGAAAGCTCAAATGGGGAAAGTAGCAAATCCGGGGAGATTAATCAAATACAAATCTATAGTATCGCAGCCAAACTTTGCGA AACTTGTGCACTGGAGTACGAGAAGCATGATGAAACTGCCACTGCTGCTTTGGCCTATAAGTGTATGGAGGTTGCATACATGAGGGTGGTATACTGCAAAAGTATGAGTTCAAGTAGAATTTGGCATGATCTACCAGCAAATTTGCAAGTTCCCCCTCCAG
- the LOC129884174 gene encoding uncharacterized protein LOC129884174, translating into MGGQPYNMNKSFDFISVIEACGLTDLGFCGQKFTRCNNRDKDARIWKRLDRAMVNDSWLEIMPVTTVSHLASTGSDHCPLLLEGVARQGNATKYFKFLHCWTDNVNFLSTIKTCWDNSVEGNPMRSFQQKLKRVSNTLSKWSRNEFGDLFASVKEYEEQMVTEEQNEGLQSLPTMEELKKVVFSMSSTSAAGPDGMNGKLYQSCWDIICEDLLRLVQYFFNEHGLPKFISHACLALLPKNEHSNSLSDYRPISLSNYTNKIISKLLSLRITPILPQLISENQSGFVKATSGQLINKDKSQLMMPLNTPADIVERVSMITGYKCTNGPITYLGYPLYIGRQRIIYFTNMVAKVLNRIRGWQTKMLSYEGRVTMVKSVLQSIPIHLVSAISPTKTTMNQIKRLIADFFWGWNTERRKYHWAT; encoded by the exons ATGGGGGGCCAACCATACAATATGAATAAGAGCTTTGACtttattagtgtgatagaaGCCTGTGGACTCACTGATTTGGGGTTCTGTGGGCAGAAGTTCACCAGGTGCAACAATAGAGACAAAGATGCTAggatttggaaaagacttgacagggccatggttaatGATTCAtggttagaaatcatgcctgtAACAACTGTTAGTCATTTGGCTTCTACAGGATCTGACCACTGTCCTCTACTACTTGAAGGTGTGGCAAGACAGGGTAATGCTACCAAGTACTTCAAATTCTTACACTGCTGGACAGACAATGTGAACTTCCTTAGCACTATAAAAACATGCTGGGATAATTCTGTGGaaggtaatccaatgagaaGTTTCCAACAAAaactgaaaagagtttctaatactctcAGTAAatggtcaagaaatgagtttggggacCTCTTTGCTTCagttaaagaatatgaagagcag ATGGTTACAGAGGAGCAGAATGAGGGCCTACAATCTTTACCTACTATGGAggaattgaagaaagtggtATTCTCCATGAGCTCTACATCAGCTGCTGgaccagatggaatgaatgggaaattATATCAATCATGTtgggatatcatctgtgaagacTTACTGCGATTAGTTCAGTACTTTTTCAATGAACATGGTCTTCCCAAGTTCATTTCTCATGCATGCCTAGCTCTACTGCCAAAGAATGAGCATTCTAACAGTCTCTCAGATTACAGACCTATTTCTCTTAGCAACTACACTAACAAGATTATTTCTAAGTTGCTAAGTCTCAGAATTACCCCAATTCTGCCTCAACTAATCTCAGAAAACCAATCTGGTTTTGTTAAAG CCACTTCAGGACAGCTTATCAACAAAGATAAGAGTCAGCTCATGATGCCATTGAATACTCCAGCAGATATAGTGGAAAGGGTCAGCATGATCACAGGATACAAATGCACTAATGGACCTATCACTTACTTGGGCTATCCACTTTATATTGGACGCCAAAGGATCATATATTTCACTAATATGGTTGCTAAAGTTCTAAACAGAATCAGGGGCTGGCAGACTAAGATGTTGAGCTATGAAGGTAGAGTCACAatggtgaaatcagtgctgcaatccattcctatacacctgGTGTCAGCTATCAGCCCAACCAAGACCACTATGAACCAGATCAAAAGGCTCATTGCTGATTTCTTTTGGGGATGGAacactgaaagaagaaaataccaCTGGGCCACATAG